One Triticum dicoccoides isolate Atlit2015 ecotype Zavitan chromosome 5B, WEW_v2.0, whole genome shotgun sequence genomic window carries:
- the LOC119308178 gene encoding uncharacterized protein LOC119308178: MEKESLAPSLYTGQTFMDGFAEIRDIPSEYRWKEDKKEMKADEYHGLSYHEVLGKFLSAKEQNYMASTSATILGETMDLVKPLCTKDDVFRVRVEMHRAKEIYTKEETLFKSEAVQDELLVNDGLSATSYAHFFHKDPSPRCDYYKPTTLEGDIQYIFFFDKLVELTRYRETRDMVFARAITIARSGFRKMLFFQIKIGVDQCLELMLRGEKMWQRKEVYYHIVYETVFGNNKREDVIKHIQEGQVQLFYDLIEFARLDEDDYKVIVEETLDHLVELSRAKLPSKESIKNGAYKKMISEELNKLFPRRTRLYTHFLKKKIETAEKYGLISEGASKDLDKRRFCITP, encoded by the exons ATGGAGAAGGAAAGCTTGGCTCCAAGTTTGTATACAGGCCAAACATTCATGGATGGTTTTGCTGAGATCCGGGATATCCCCTCAGAATATCGTTGGAAAGAAGACAAGAAGGAGATGAAGGCGGATGAATACCATGGATTAAGTTACCATGAAGTGTTGGGCAAATTCTTGTCAGCCAAGGAACAAAATTACATGGCATCTACTTCGGCTACGATTCTTGGGGAGACAATGGATTTGGTGAAGCCACTGTGCACCAAGGATGACGTTTTTCGCGTTCGTGTGGAGATGCACCGTGCAAAGGAGATTTACACTAAAGAAGAGACCCTCTTCAAGAGTGAGGCCGTACAGGACGAGCTTCTCGTGAACGATGGTCTCTCTGCGACTTCCTATGCGCACTTCTTCCACAAG GATCCCTCTCCACGCTGCGACTACTATAAACCTACCACCTTAGAAGGTGATATTCAGTACATATTTTTTTTTGACAAACTGGTGGAGTTAACAAGATATAGAGAAACCAGAGATATGGTGTTTGCTAGGGCTATCACCATTGCAAGGAGTGGTTTCAGAAAAATGCTCTTTTTCCAAATTAAGATTGGCGTCGATCAGTGTTTAGAACTGATGCTCCGGGGAGAGAAGATGTGGCAGAGAAAAGAGGTGTATTATCACATAGTGTATGAAACTGTTTTTGGAAACAATAAGCGTGAAGATGTTATCAAGCATATCCAGGAGGGACAAGTTCAGCTTTTCTACGATCTTATTGAGTTCGCCCGCCTAGATGAGGATGACTATAAAGTTATTGTAGAAGAGACG CTTGATCATCTCGTTGAGCTATCTCGTGCCAAG TTGCCCTCGAAGGAAAGCATTAAGAATGGTGCTTACAAAAAGATGATTTCTGAGGAGCTCAATAAGCTG TTCCCAAGACGTACTCGGCTTTATACGCATTTTCTCAAGAAGAAGATAGAGACCGCCGAAAAATATGGCCTGATAAGCGAG GGAGCTTCTAAAGATCTTGATAAAAGGAGATTCTGTATTACACCATAA